In Candidatus Zixiibacteriota bacterium, one DNA window encodes the following:
- a CDS encoding class I SAM-dependent methyltransferase encodes MVELSYPAKTAYQFKQAAETYDQRRFKSLKGKWLDAREKKIIGELLQHLPAGSQILDLACGTGRIAEFLLSSGYKVCGTDISSQMLKVAIEKLRRFGKSIRFQQAEAERIPFEGKRFDSATCIRLFGHLPPETRVKILKEMKRVTKGPFIAAYYLSEPIANLKRKIKKSFTGDKSPWFPVSREDLKEEINSANLKIIEEKPLMRYLSETLILLLN; translated from the coding sequence CTAAAACTGCTTACCAGTTCAAACAGGCCGCTGAGACTTACGACCAGCGAAGGTTTAAAAGCCTTAAAGGAAAGTGGCTGGATGCAAGAGAGAAGAAGATCATAGGAGAATTGCTGCAGCATCTCCCGGCGGGAAGCCAGATTTTAGATTTAGCCTGTGGAACCGGAAGAATAGCTGAGTTTCTATTGTCCAGCGGTTACAAAGTATGCGGGACAGACATCTCCAGCCAGATGCTCAAAGTTGCCATAGAAAAATTGAGACGTTTTGGAAAGTCAATCAGATTTCAGCAGGCAGAGGCGGAGAGGATACCATTCGAGGGGAAGCGATTTGACAGCGCCACCTGCATCCGGCTTTTTGGACATCTCCCACCAGAGACCAGAGTAAAGATTCTGAAGGAGATGAAGAGAGTCACGAAAGGTCCTTTTATTGCGGCTTATTATCTCTCTGAGCCGATTGCTAATCTCAAAAGGAAAATCAAGAAATCATTCACCGGAGATAAATCTCCCTGGTTTCCTGTTTCCAGAGAGGATTTAAAAGAAGAGATAAATTCAGCTAATCTGAAAATTATTGAAGAAAAACCTTTAATGAGATATCTGTCTGAGACTTTGATTTTACTGTTGAATTGA